The Arachis duranensis cultivar V14167 chromosome 2, aradu.V14167.gnm2.J7QH, whole genome shotgun sequence genome has a window encoding:
- the LOC107473004 gene encoding uncharacterized protein LOC107473004, with protein MERPNMERRSFPEVKIPELFVKLEDRVDSSGASAPDPTTVGGASTSMPVVAAVVLPPEPERAGAVHASVSHCVPKVEFEVGPDRVENALCDDDSDEEPVDIGGDSDDDIPRGTRTAHGGAGSGTQEYPPHLSSLNLEAIGQHQNVEATFDGQGMHDGTGLTEFQIGQSFQSKEEAVLSVKDYSIRRGVEYRVMESDNLKYQGRCKEFGNGCTWLIRIVMRKRKSTWEVRRYNGPHTCIATSISNDHKQLDYHVICARIFPLVRAAASVSIKVLQEATEATYGFKPSYRKVWLAKQKAVAQIYDGCDRKKTINDSSCGAVLWTTVVVNQLGVDDLLEYRPENIMDK; from the exons ATGGAGAGGCCAAATATGGAGAG GCGTAGTTTTCCGGAGGTGAAGATACCTGAGCTGTTTGTGAAGCTGGAAGATCGTGTGGATAGCTCCGGAGCATCGGCACCGGATCCAACCACAGTCGGTGGTGCCTCGACATCAATGCCTGTGGTAGCAGCGGTAGTTCTACCTCCCGAGCCCGAACGTGCTGGGGCTGTTCATGCAAGTGTGTCTCATTGTGTGCCTAAGGTTGAGTTTGAGGTCGGACCGGATCGAGTTGAGAATGCGCTGTGTGATGATGATTCCGATGAGGAGCCGGTCGATATTGGTGGGGACAGTGATGATGATATACCAAGAGGTACACGTACAGCCCATGGAGGTGCCGGTTCTGGAACACAAGAGTACCCTCCGCACCTGTCGTCTTTGAACTTGGAAGCCATCGGCCAACACCAGAATGTAGAGGCAACATTCGATGGGCAGGGTATGCATGATGGGACAGGTTTGACTGAATTTCAGATTGGCCAATCGTTCCAAAGTAAGGAGGAAGCTGTGCTGAGCGTAAAAGATTACAGCATTCGGCGTGGAGTTGAGTACAGGGTTATGGAGTCAGACAATCTAAAATACCAAGGGAGATGCAAGGAGTTCGGTAACGGGTGCACGTGGTTGATTCGGATAGTCATGCGGAAAAGGAAGAGCACATGGGAAGTTAGGAGGTACAACGGACCACACACGTGTATAGCCACATCGATATCGAACGACCACAAGCAGCTTGATTATCATGTGATCTGTGCGAGAATCTTTCCATTGGTTAGAGCTGCTGCATCGGTGTCGATTAAGGTGTTGCAAGAGGCAACAGAGGCAACATATGGTTTCAAGCCTAGTTATCGGAAGGTGtggttggcaaagcagaagGCAGTAGCACAGATCTACGACGGCTG TGACCGTAAAAAGACGATAAATGACAGTTCATGTGGTGCGGTTTTATGGACAACTGTTGTAGTAAATCAGCTGGGAGTTGATGACCTATTGGAATACAGGCCTGAAAACATAATGgacaaataa
- the LOC107472928 gene encoding calcium-transporting ATPase, endoplasmic reticulum-type has protein sequence MEVPIEEKPFPAWSWSVEECLKEYGVKLERGLSTSEVQRRREKYGWNELAKEKGKPLWQLVLEQFDDLLVKILLIAAFISFILAYFHGGETGESGFEAYVEPLVIILILVLNAIVGVWQENNAEKALEALKELQCESGKVLRDGNFVPDLPARELVPGDIVELRVGDKVPADMRVAALKTSTLRAEQSSLTGEAMPVLKGTSPVFLDDCELQAKENMVFAGTTVVNGSCVCIVITTGMNTEIGKIQKQIHEASLEESDTPLKKKLDEFGNRLTTAIGIVCLVVWIINYKNFLSWDVVDGFPSNIKFSFQKCTYYFKIAVALAVAAIPEGLPAVITTCLALGTRKMAQKNAIVRKLPSVETLGCTTVICSDKTGTLTTNQMSVTEFFTLGGRTNASRVIRVEGTTYDPKDGGIIDWTCFNMDANLQAMAEICAVCNDAGIYFDGRLFRATGLPTEAALKVLVEKMGVPDTKSKNKITNSQNNMVESNSTVKLGCCDWWNRRSKRVATLEFDRVRKSMSVIVREPDGENRLLVKGAVESLLERSSHVQLADGSLVPIDEQCRELLLHRLMEMSSKGLRCLGFAYKDELGEFSDYYADTHPSHNKLLDPACYSAIESDLVFVGVVGLRDPPREEVHKAIEDCKEAGIRVMVITGDNKSTAEAICREISLFSKDEDLKGQSLTGKEFMSLPPSEQVKMLLRPGGKVFSRAEPRHKQEIVRLLKDMGEIVAMTGDGVNDAPALKLADIGIAMGITGTEVAKEASDMVLADDNFSTIVTAVAEGRAIYNNMKSFIRYMISSNVGEVISIFLTAALGIPECMIPVQLLWVNLVTDGPPATALGFNPADVDIMRKPPRKSNDSLISSWVLVRYLVIGSYVGIATVGIFVLWYTQASFLGINLVGDGHTIIELSQLLNWGECHSWPNFTATPFTVSGGRAITFSNPCDYFSVGKVKAMTLSLSVLVAIEMFNSLNALSEENSLRKIPPWRNPWLMVAMSISFGLHCLILYTPFLANVFGVVPLSLNEWFLVILISAPVILIDEILKLVARNQRKVKKEKVA, from the exons ATGGAAGTTCCAATAGAGGAGAAACCATTTCCAGCATGGTCATGGTCTGTTGAGGAGTGTTTGAAAGAGTATGGAGTGAAACTCGAAAGGGGTCTGAGCACTTCCGAGGTTCAGAGGAGGCGCGAAAAGTATGGTTGGAATGAGTTAGCAAAGGAGAAAGGGAAGCCATTATGGCAATTGGTATTAGAACAATTCGATGACTTACTGGTAAAGATACTTTTGATTGCAGCATTCATATCATTTATCTTAGCTTACTTTCATGGAGGCGAAACGGGGGAATCTGGATTCGAAGCTTATGTGGAACCACTTGTAATCATTTTGATTCTAGTCCTTAATGCCATTGTTGGAGTTTGGCAAGAGAATAATGCTGAAAAGGCTCTTGAAGCTCTTAAGGAGTTGCAATGTGAATCTGGAAAGGTGTTAAGGGATGGAAATTTTGTGCCGGATTTGCCTGCAAGAGAGCTAGTTCCCGGTGATATTGTGGAGTTGCGCGTCGGAGATAAGGTCCCTGCTGACATGAGAGTTGCAGCCTTGAAAACTTCAACTTTGCGAGCCGAGCAAAGCTCGCTAACCGGAGAAGCAATGCCAGTTCTCAAAGGAACAAGTCCTGTTTTCTTGGATGATTGTGAGTTGCAGGCCAAGGAGAATATGGTCTTTGCAGGAACCACAGTTGTCAATGGGAGTTGTGTTTGTATTGTTATCACCACTGGAATGAACACCGAAATTGGGAAGATACAGAAGCAGATACATGAGGCTTCTCTGGAGGAAAGTGACACTCCTTTGAAGAAGAAATTAGATGAATTTGGTAATAGGCTCACCACTGCAATTGGTATAGTTTGTCTTGTTGTTTGGATCATAAACTACAAGAATTTCCTTTCTTGGGATGTTGTTGATGGATTTCCCTCAAACATCAAATTTTCCTTCCAGAAGTGCACATACTATTTCAAAATCGCCGTTGCACTCGCAGTGGCTGCAATACCAGAAGGTCTGCCTGCTGTTATCACAACTTGTTTAGCACTTGGTACAAGGAAAAtggcacaaaagaatgcaattgTTAGAAAGCTTCCAAGTGTAGAAACTTTGGGATGTACTACTGTGATTTGCTCGGATAAAACTGGTACTCTTACGACGAATCAAATGTCTGTGACAGAGTTCTTTACTTTAGGAGGGAGAACCAATGCTTCTCGAGTCATTCGCGTGGAAGGCACAACTTATGATCCAAAAGATGGGGGAATTATTGACTGGACTTGCTTTAACATGGATGCCAACCTTCAAGCCATGGCTGAAATATGTGCAGTTTGTAATGATGCTGGAATTTATTTCGATGGGCGCCTTTTTCGCGCCACAGGCTTGCCTACTGAAGCAGCACTAAAAGTCTTGGTTGAAAAGATGGGAGTTCCAGATACAAAGTCAAAAAACAAGATTACTAATTCACAAAACAACATGGTTGAATCCAACAGTACTGTGAAGTTAG GTTGTTGTGACTGGTGGAATAGAAGATCCAAGAGGGTAGCAACATTGGAGTTTGATCGCGTTCGGAAGTCAATGAGTGTCATTGTTCGCGAACCGGATGGTGAAAATAGGCTTCTTGTAAAG GGTGCTGTTGAGAGTTTACTGGAGAGAAGCTCACATGTGCAACTAGCTGATGGATCTCTGGTTCCAATAGATGAGCAATGCAGGGAATTGCTTCTACATAGACTCATGGAGATGAGTTCGAAGGGATTGCGCTGCTTGGGATTTGCGTACAAGGATGAGTTAGGAGAGTTTTCGGACTACTATGCAGATACTCATCCTTCTCATAACAAATTGCTTGATCCAGCATGCTACTCAGCCATTGAAAGTGATCTAGTTTTTGTTGGTGTTGTTGGTCTAAGA GACCCTCCACGCGAGGAAGTTCATAAAGCAATTGAGGATTGTAAGGAAGCTGGGATAAGAGTTATGGTGATAACTGGTGATAACAAGTCAACAGCAGAGGCTATTTGCAGAGAAATCAGTTTGTTCTCCAAAGATGAGGACCTTAAAGGACAAAGCCTAACAGGTAAAGAATTCATGTCGCTTCCTCCTTCAGAACAAGTTAAGATGCTGCTGAGACCTGGAGGCAAGGTCTTTTCGCGAGCCGAGCCAAGACACAAGCAAGAAATTGTGAGGTTGCTGAAGGACATGGGGGAGATAGTTGCAATGACCGGAGATGGAGTGAACGATGCGCCGGCACTCAAGCTTGCTGATATTGGCATTGCCATGGGAATAACTGGGACAGAG GTTGCTAAAGAAGCTTCAGATATGGTGCTAGCAGATGACAATTTTAGTACAATTGTCACGGCCGTAGCAGAAGGCCGCGCAATTTACAATAACATGAAATCATTCATCAG GTACATGATATCCTCAAACGTTGGAGAAGTTATTTCAATATTCTTGACTGCTGCTCTTGGGATCCCAGAATGCATGATACCAGTGCAGCTCCTGTGGGTGAACTTGGTCACTGATGGTCCACCTGCCACAGCTCTTGGTTTCAACCCTGCTGATGTTGATATCATGCGCAAGCCGCCTCGGAAAAGCAATGATTCTCTCATAAGTTCTTGGGTTCTTGTCCGCTATCTT GTTATTGGCTCTTATGTGGGAATTGCTACAGTTGGAATTTTTGTCTTGTGGTACACTCAAGCTTCTTTTCTAGGCATCAATCTTGTTGGTGATGGCCATACAATCATAGAACTCTCCCAGCTTCTCAACTGGGGAGAGTGCCATTCGTGGCCTAACTTCACGGCCACGCCATTCACAGTCAGTGGCGGCCGAGCAATAACATTCTCAAATCCATGTGACTACTTCTCTGTTGGCAAAGTGAAGGCTATGACTTTGTCCCTCTCTGTATTGGTTGCAATTGAGATGTTCAATTCCCTAAATGCCCTCTCAGAAGAGAATAGCTTGAGAAAGATTCCACCTTGGAGGAACCCTTGGCTTATGGTAGCAATGTCAATATCATTTGGACTCCATTGCCTCATACTCTATACTCCATTCCTTGCTAATGTGTTTGGTGTTGTTCCACTTAGCTTGAATGAGTGGTTTTTGGTGATTCTTATATCAGCACCTGTTATTCTCATTGATGAGATTCTTAAATTGGTGGCTAGGAATCAAAGGAAGGTGAAAAAGGAGAAAGTAGCATGA
- the LOC107472929 gene encoding serine/arginine-rich splicing factor RS31 isoform X1, with protein MRPVFAGNLEYDTRQSELERLFSKYGRIDRVDMKSGFAFVYYEDERDAEEAIRALDNFPFGYEKQRLSVEWARGERGRHRDGSRANQKPTKTLFVINFDPIRTRVQDIEKHFEPYGKVLHVRIRRNFAFVQFETQEDATKALECTNMSKILDRVVSVEYALRDDGDRGDKYDSPRRGGYDRSPSPAYRRRPSPDYGHPHSPVYDRYNGPDRRRSPDYGRQRSPDYGRHRSPDYGRHRSPDYGRYRSRSPARRSRN; from the exons ATGAGGCCTGTTTTTGCTGGGAATTTGGAGTATGATACACGACAATCGGAGCTGGAGCGATTGTTCTCAAAGTATGGAAGAATTGACCGCGTTGACATGAAATctg GTTTTGCTTTTGTCTATTATGAGGATGAGCGTGATGCTGAAGAAGCAATTCGTGCACTTGACAATTTTCCATTTGGCTATGAAAAGCAAAGGCTCTCTGTTGAATGGGCTAGG GGTGAACGTGGGCGTCATCGTGATGGCTCAAGGGCAAACCAGAAGCCGACAAAAACCCTATTTGTGATCAACTTTGACCCAATTCGTACTAGAGTTCAGGATATAGAAAAGCACTTTGAACCTTATGGGAAGGTTCTTCATGTTCGAATTCGTAGGAACTTTGCGTTTGTGCAGTTTGAAACACAAGAAGATGCTACGAAAGCTCTTGAGTGTACGAATATGAG TAAGATACTGGACAGGGTGGTGTCTGTGGAGTATGCACTGAGGGATGATGGTGATAGGGGTGACAAGTATGACAGTCCGAGACGGGGTGGTTATGACCGATCACCGAGTCCGGCCTATCGCAGGCGGCCAAGTCCTGACTACGGTCATCCACACAGCCCTGTGTATGATAGATATAATGGACCAGATAGGCGTAGGAGTCCCGATTACGGCAGGCAGAGGAGCCCAGATTATGGCAGGCACAGGAGTCCTGATTATGGCAGGCACAGGAGTCCTGATTATGGCAGATACCGCAG
- the LOC107472927 gene encoding ras-related protein RABA3, with amino-acid sequence MKMNGVEAEKKQYNESEKIIGYYDDDVNEKIDYVFKVVVIGDSSVGKTQMLSRFAKNEFCFDSKSTIGVEFQTRTLTINGKVIKAQIWDTAGQERYRAVTSAYYRGALGAMLVYDITKRDSFDHVTRWIEELRSHADSSIVIMLIGNKCDLVDLRMVSTEDAIEFAEEQGLFFSETSALNGNNVESAFLKLLQEIHNRVVSKKKSLECGSGDDDIIGNGGNNSSNTLKGSKIDVILGHELEISEMKKLSSCSC; translated from the exons ATGAAAATGAATGGTGTTGAGGCTGAAAAAAAACAATATAATGagagtgagaaaataatagggtattatgatgatgatgtgaATGAGAAAATAGATTATGTGTTTAAGGTTGTGGTGATTGGAGATTCATCAGTGGGAAAGACTCAAATGCTCTCAAGATTTGCAAAGAATGAGTTTTGCTTTGACTCTAAGTCAACCATTGGTGTTGAATTCCAAACTAGGACTCTCACCATTAATGGCAAAGTCATCAAGGCTCAGATCTGGGATACTGCTGGCCAAGAAAG GTACAGGGCAGTGACAAGTGCATATTACAGAGGAGCATTAGGGGCAATGTTGGTATATGACATAACAAAGAGAGACTCATTTGATCATGTTACAAGGTGGATTGAAGAACTAAGATCACATGCAGATAGCTCCATTGTGATCATGTTAATTGGTAACAAATGTGACCTTGTTGACCTAAGAATGGTGTCAACTGAAGATGCAATTGAATTTGCTGAAGAACAAGGCCTTTTCTTCTCTGAGACTTCAGCACTCAATGGTAACAATGTGGAAAGTGCTTTTCTTAAATTGCTTCAAGAGATTCATAATAGGGTTGTTTCTAAGAAGAAAAGTTTGGAATGTGGTAGTGGTGATGATGACATTATTGGTAATGGTGGTAATAATAGTAGCAACACACTTAAAGGATCTAAGATTGATGTAATTTTAGGTCATGAATTGGAAATTAGTGAGATGAAGAAGTTGTCTTCATGCTCATGTTAA